Proteins from a single region of Xiphophorus maculatus strain JP 163 A chromosome 22, X_maculatus-5.0-male, whole genome shotgun sequence:
- the cdk1 gene encoding cyclin-dependent kinase 1 yields the protein MEDYVKIEKIGEGTYGVVYKGRHKSTGQVVAMKKIRLESEEEGVPSTAVREVSLLQELRHPNVVRLLDVLMQESRLYLIFEFLSMDLKKYLDSIPSGQYMDPMLVKSYLYQILEGIYFCHCRRVLHRDLKPQNLLIDNKGVIKLADFGLARAFGVPVRVYTHEVVTLWYRAPEVLLGSPRYSTPVDVWSTGTIFAELATKKPLFHGDSEIDQLFRIFRTLGTPNNDVWPDVENLPDYKSTFPKWKGGNLSSMVKNLDKNGLDLLAKMLIYNPPKRISAREALTHPYFDDLDKSTLPAANISNM from the exons ATGGAGGATTATGTGAAAATAGAGAAGATTGGAGAAG GGACCTATGGGGTGGTGTATAAGGGCAGACATAAGTCCACAGGACAAGTTGTGGCTATGAAGAAAATCCGTCTGGAGAGCGAGGAGGAGGGAGTTCCCAGCACCGCTGTCAGAGAGGTGTCTCTGCTGCAGGAGCTCAGACACCCCAACGTTGTACG ACTCCTGGACGTCCTGATGCAGGAGTCTCGTCTCTACCTCATCTTTGAGTTCTTGTCCATGGACCTGAAGAAGTACCTGGACTCCATCCCGTCTGGCCAGTACATGGACCCCATGCTGGTCAAG AGCTACCTTTACCAGATCCTGGAGGGAATCTACTTCTGCCACTGTCGCCGGGTTCTCCACCGGGACCTGAAACCCCAGAACCTCCTGATCGACAACAAGGGCGTGATCAAACTGGCGGACTTTGGCTTGGCCCGGGCCTTTGGTGTACCGGTCAGGGTCTATACCCACGAG GTCGTGACCCTTTGGTATCGGGCTCCAGAGGTCCTGCTGGGCTCTCCCAGGTACTCCACCCCTGTGGATGTTTGGAGCACCGGAACAATCTTCGCTGAGCTCGCCACCAAGAAGCCGCTTTTCCACGGAGACTCTGAGATCGACCAGCTCTTCAGGATCTTCAG AACGCTGGGTACTCCGAATAATGATGTTTGGCCTGATGTGGAGAACCTGCCTGACTACAAAAGCACTTTCCCTAAATGGAAGGGAGGAAACCTGTCGTCGATGGTGAAGAACCTGGATAAGAACGGCCTGGACCTGCTGGCG aaaatgttgatCTACAATCCACCAAAGAGGATCTCTGCCCGGGAGGCCCTGACCCATCCGTACTTCGATGACCTGGACAAATCCACTCTGCCAGCTGCTAACATCAGCAACATGTAG
- the ctu2 gene encoding cytoplasmic tRNA 2-thiolation protein 2 isoform X2, which translates to MCQMQRGAGSCGHQSRRFILQELFQRELHPQVQSHAGQDPGHLPWRESEEVLLAVSGGPSSCSMLSQVQEGVSQNAHKKLRFLPGIVYIDEGGALGQRKEMRQKATSELCDMFRSTGFPFYILPLEQVLDLPGSVLTPSPPSDQPGSGYKAAVDLFLQSGGSGSDGKAEEQEGVSPPAVQESHTRLLQQLIGSAQTLTAKQDLLNTLRQHLLVHTARTRGYSKLMLGDSCTRLAVKLLTSISLGRGAQLAQDTGFSDCRYGDVTVVRPMREYSAKEIAYYNHMFKIPSVVVPNLDTKTPDKASIQRLTQSFVTKLQADFPSTVSTIYRTGEKLQTAGGSSSAAEDAERCVLCVCGLDTAAEEASALQATLISEQLSRSSVSVKPEPPSTVGQCCSSERPCGGAEGASDCCRSSRDHEAAELRSLLCYSCRRTVRDMSSVTHLPQYVLSEVQRRQNRSAMKEQISEFLLDDADEND; encoded by the exons atgtgtcaaatgcAAAGAGGAGCTGGCAGCTGTGGTCATCAGAGCAGGAGATTCATACTGCAG GAACTGTTTCAGAGAGAGCTTCATCCACAAGTTCAGAGCCATGCTGGGCAAGACCCGGGTCATCTTCCCTGGAGAGAAAGTGAGGAG GTGCTGCTGGCGGTCTCCGGGGGTCCTTCTTCCTGCTCAATGCTCAGCCAAGTCCAAGAG GGTGTGAGTCAGAACGCTCATAAAAAGCTGCGCTTCCTCCCTGGGATCGTTTACATCGATG aggGTGGCGCTCTTGGCCAGCGTAAAGAGATGAGACAGAAAGCAACATCTGAGCTGTGTGATATGTTCAGGTCAACCGGTTTCCCCTTCTACATCCTTCCTTTGGAGCAG GTTCTGGATCTCCCTGGATCTGTCCTGACTCCCTCACCGCCGTCAGACCAACCAGGCTCCGGCTACAAAGCAGCTGTGGATCTCTTCCTGCAGAGTGGCGGCAGCGGCAGCGATGGAAAGGCTGAGGAGCAGGAGGGTGTGTCGCCGCCTGCTGTTCAGGAGTCACACACAcggctgctgcagcagctgattgGCTCGGCTCAAACCCTGACAGCCAAACAAGACCTGCTGAACACGCTCAG GCAGCACCTGCTGGTGCACACGGCTCGGACCAGAGGCTACAGTAAGCTCATGCTGGGAGACAGCTGCACCAGACTGGCTGTGAAGCTGCTCACCAGTATCTCACTGGGCAGAGGAGCCCAGCTGGCCCAGGACACG ggcTTCTCTGACTGCAGATACGGTGATGTAACAGTAGTGAGACCCATGAGGGAATACTCAGCTAAAGAAATAGCTTACTACAATCATATGTTCAAGATTCCATCCGTTGTCGTTCCAAACCTGGACACAAAG ACGCCAGACAAGGCCAGCATCCAGCGCCTGACCCAGAGCTTCGTCACCAAGCTGCAGGCTGACTTCCCCTCCACTGTCAGCACAATCTACCG GACCGGGGAGAAGCTGCAGACGGCAGGCGGGAGCTCCTCCGCCGCCGAGGACGCCGAGCGgtgtgtgctgtgtgtgtgtggcctggACACCGCTGCCG AAGAGGCTTCAGCGCTCCAGGCCACGCTGATTTCAGAGCAGCTCTCTCGGAGCTCAG TTTCAGTGAAACCAGAACCACCTTCTACTGTTGGACAGTGTTGCTCCTCTGAAAGACCCTGTGGGGGGGCAGAAGGGGCTAGTGACTGCTGCAGGTCTTCAAG GGACCATGAGGCCGCTGAGCTGAGGAGCCTGCTGTGCTACAGCTGCAGACGGACTGTCAGAGACATG TCTTCAGTCACTCATCTCCCTCAGTATGTCCTGTCAGAGGTTCAGAGGAGACAAAACCG GTCTGCAATGAAAGAGCAGATCAGCGAGTTTCTGCTGGACGATGCTGATGAAAACGATTAG
- the ctu2 gene encoding cytoplasmic tRNA 2-thiolation protein 2 isoform X1, protein MCQVEEEYHEQLERVDTPSASKKCVKCKEELAAVVIRAGDSYCRNCFRESFIHKFRAMLGKTRVIFPGEKVLLAVSGGPSSCSMLSQVQEGVSQNAHKKLRFLPGIVYIDEGGALGQRKEMRQKATSELCDMFRSTGFPFYILPLEQVLDLPGSVLTPSPPSDQPGSGYKAAVDLFLQSGGSGSDGKAEEQEGVSPPAVQESHTRLLQQLIGSAQTLTAKQDLLNTLRQHLLVHTARTRGYSKLMLGDSCTRLAVKLLTSISLGRGAQLAQDTGFSDCRYGDVTVVRPMREYSAKEIAYYNHMFKIPSVVVPNLDTKTPDKASIQRLTQSFVTKLQADFPSTVSTIYRTGEKLQTAGGSSSAAEDAERCVLCVCGLDTAAEEASALQATLISEQLSRSSVSVKPEPPSTVGQCCSSERPCGGAEGASDCCRSSRDHEAAELRSLLCYSCRRTVRDMSSVTHLPQYVLSEVQRRQNRSAMKEQISEFLLDDADEND, encoded by the exons ATGTGTCAGGTGGAAGAAGAGTACCACGAGCAGCTGGAGCGCGTGGATACGCCCAG TGCTTCgaaaaaatgtgtcaaatgcAAAGAGGAGCTGGCAGCTGTGGTCATCAGAGCAGGAGATTCATACTGCAG GAACTGTTTCAGAGAGAGCTTCATCCACAAGTTCAGAGCCATGCTGGGCAAGACCCGGGTCATCTTCCCTGGAGAGAAA GTGCTGCTGGCGGTCTCCGGGGGTCCTTCTTCCTGCTCAATGCTCAGCCAAGTCCAAGAG GGTGTGAGTCAGAACGCTCATAAAAAGCTGCGCTTCCTCCCTGGGATCGTTTACATCGATG aggGTGGCGCTCTTGGCCAGCGTAAAGAGATGAGACAGAAAGCAACATCTGAGCTGTGTGATATGTTCAGGTCAACCGGTTTCCCCTTCTACATCCTTCCTTTGGAGCAG GTTCTGGATCTCCCTGGATCTGTCCTGACTCCCTCACCGCCGTCAGACCAACCAGGCTCCGGCTACAAAGCAGCTGTGGATCTCTTCCTGCAGAGTGGCGGCAGCGGCAGCGATGGAAAGGCTGAGGAGCAGGAGGGTGTGTCGCCGCCTGCTGTTCAGGAGTCACACACAcggctgctgcagcagctgattgGCTCGGCTCAAACCCTGACAGCCAAACAAGACCTGCTGAACACGCTCAG GCAGCACCTGCTGGTGCACACGGCTCGGACCAGAGGCTACAGTAAGCTCATGCTGGGAGACAGCTGCACCAGACTGGCTGTGAAGCTGCTCACCAGTATCTCACTGGGCAGAGGAGCCCAGCTGGCCCAGGACACG ggcTTCTCTGACTGCAGATACGGTGATGTAACAGTAGTGAGACCCATGAGGGAATACTCAGCTAAAGAAATAGCTTACTACAATCATATGTTCAAGATTCCATCCGTTGTCGTTCCAAACCTGGACACAAAG ACGCCAGACAAGGCCAGCATCCAGCGCCTGACCCAGAGCTTCGTCACCAAGCTGCAGGCTGACTTCCCCTCCACTGTCAGCACAATCTACCG GACCGGGGAGAAGCTGCAGACGGCAGGCGGGAGCTCCTCCGCCGCCGAGGACGCCGAGCGgtgtgtgctgtgtgtgtgtggcctggACACCGCTGCCG AAGAGGCTTCAGCGCTCCAGGCCACGCTGATTTCAGAGCAGCTCTCTCGGAGCTCAG TTTCAGTGAAACCAGAACCACCTTCTACTGTTGGACAGTGTTGCTCCTCTGAAAGACCCTGTGGGGGGGCAGAAGGGGCTAGTGACTGCTGCAGGTCTTCAAG GGACCATGAGGCCGCTGAGCTGAGGAGCCTGCTGTGCTACAGCTGCAGACGGACTGTCAGAGACATG TCTTCAGTCACTCATCTCCCTCAGTATGTCCTGTCAGAGGTTCAGAGGAGACAAAACCG GTCTGCAATGAAAGAGCAGATCAGCGAGTTTCTGCTGGACGATGCTGATGAAAACGATTAG